One Kiritimatiellia bacterium genomic window carries:
- the thiD gene encoding bifunctional hydroxymethylpyrimidine kinase/phosphomethylpyrimidine kinase, with protein sequence MRGKKNIPLVLTIAGSDSGGGAGIQADLRTFADFNVAGASAITCLTAQNPHEISAVQPASPAMVTAQISAVCGYFPVAGVKTGMLCNRRIAAAAAREIKRRKFKFIVVDPVCRATSGRPLLTKDGFNLLCTELFPRATVITPNIPEAEMILNRRILTYADQRAAALELSGKFGSACIIKGGHMPGEEIADVFCRNNRLYSFWSRRMHKSLHGSGCIYAAAVAACLARGLGLKSAANIARKYIVKMIMARGQ encoded by the coding sequence ATGCGTGGAAAAAAAAACATCCCGCTTGTGCTCACAATCGCCGGATCCGACAGCGGCGGCGGCGCCGGCATTCAGGCGGATTTAAGGACTTTTGCCGATTTCAATGTGGCCGGCGCTTCGGCAATAACCTGTTTGACCGCTCAAAATCCGCATGAAATTTCAGCCGTTCAGCCCGCCTCCCCGGCCATGGTTACCGCGCAGATCAGCGCGGTCTGCGGGTATTTTCCGGTGGCCGGAGTAAAAACCGGCATGCTTTGCAACCGGCGCATAGCGGCGGCGGCGGCCCGGGAAATCAAGCGACGGAAATTTAAATTCATTGTCGTTGACCCGGTCTGCCGCGCCACTTCCGGCCGTCCGCTCCTGACAAAAGACGGTTTCAACCTGCTCTGCACGGAGCTTTTCCCGCGGGCAACGGTCATAACGCCGAATATACCCGAGGCGGAAATGATATTGAACCGGCGGATTTTGACTTACGCGGACCAGCGCGCGGCGGCCCTTGAACTGAGCGGAAAATTCGGGAGCGCGTGCATTATCAAGGGCGGCCATATGCCGGGCGAAGAGATTGCCGACGTCTTTTGCCGGAACAACCGGCTTTATTCATTCTGGTCGCGCCGGATGCATAAAAGTCTCCACGGAAGCGGCTGTATTTATGCCGCGGCCGTTGCGGCCTGCCTGGCGCGCGGACTTGGCCTCAAAAGCGCGGCCAATATCGCCCGGAAATATATTGTCAAGATGATCATGGCCCGGGGACAATAA
- a CDS encoding HAD hydrolase-like protein, which translates to MNSEEISLIKLIRGFNAPLAAAADISPCLMRLDGVRAVLCDVYGTMLASSANGLSDNYSCPDLPAAFRESLRSLGVEIDPAAAVAGVNRFNAVLAGEQDRLKKQGIAYPEVDVRTIWKQTLAGLSRNAKRFPALNGRKISRLAVEYENRINPAWPMPGLEETLCALAAAGVQLGIVSNAQFYTPLALTALLGEKWRSWFKPSLCFWSYEHREAKPGPELYQRALAALEKSCGIKPPEAVMIGNSIANDVRPALACGCRAVLFAGDRRACRLSPDDRRRISSRRWPVITGWPQLMKIIVPGP; encoded by the coding sequence TTTAACGCGCCGCTGGCCGCCGCCGCTGATATCTCCCCGTGTCTCATGCGGCTGGACGGCGTGCGCGCCGTCCTCTGCGATGTTTACGGGACCATGCTTGCCTCAAGCGCCAATGGTTTGTCCGATAATTACTCCTGCCCGGACCTTCCGGCGGCCTTTCGGGAATCTTTGCGGAGTTTGGGGGTGGAAATAGACCCGGCCGCGGCAGTTGCGGGCGTGAATCGCTTTAATGCGGTATTGGCCGGCGAACAAGACCGGCTGAAAAAACAAGGAATTGCATATCCGGAAGTGGATGTGCGGACAATCTGGAAACAAACGCTGGCCGGCCTTTCCCGGAATGCAAAGCGTTTTCCGGCGTTGAACGGCCGGAAGATAAGCCGCCTCGCGGTTGAATATGAAAACCGGATCAATCCGGCCTGGCCCATGCCGGGCCTGGAAGAAACCCTGTGCGCACTGGCCGCGGCGGGCGTGCAATTAGGCATAGTTTCCAACGCCCAGTTTTACACTCCCCTGGCCCTGACGGCGCTGCTGGGGGAAAAATGGCGTTCATGGTTCAAGCCATCGTTATGTTTCTGGTCCTATGAGCATCGCGAGGCCAAGCCGGGTCCGGAATTGTATCAACGCGCCCTGGCGGCCCTGGAAAAATCTTGCGGCATCAAGCCGCCGGAGGCGGTCATGATCGGCAACAGCATTGCCAACGACGTCCGGCCGGCGTTGGCCTGCGGCTGCCGGGCGGTGCTCTTTGCCGGCGATCGCCGCGCCTGCCGTTTGAGCCCGGATGACCGGCGGCGGATTTCCTCGCGCCGCTGGCCGGTCATAACCGGCTGGCCGCAGCTCATGAAAATTATTGTCCCCGGGCCATGA
- a CDS encoding bifunctional methionine sulfoxide reductase B/A protein, with amino-acid sequence MLAEPAGAQEKNKMKTWRKLTPDEEEVIVKKGTERPFSGRFYDFYEPGVYVCRRCGAALYRSADKFKAKCGWPSFDAEIPGAVLRRPDADGQRTEILCAHCEAHLGHVFSGERLTPRNTRHCVNSLSMDFVPRADLVKYFERAIFAGGCFWGVEYYMEEFPGVAQTTAGYTGGRTERPSYEEVCGHKTGHAEAVEALYDPRQTSYEKLARLFFEIHDPTQLDRQGPDMGDQYRSNIFYVSAEQKKTAEKLIGDLKEKGWDVVTRLDPAGVFWRAEDYHQRYYRRNGMLPGCHRPEPRFDKGPEILRP; translated from the coding sequence ATGCTGGCGGAACCGGCCGGGGCGCAGGAAAAAAACAAAATGAAAACATGGCGGAAATTGACGCCCGATGAGGAAGAAGTCATCGTGAAGAAGGGCACCGAAAGGCCCTTCAGCGGGCGTTTCTATGATTTTTATGAGCCCGGCGTCTATGTCTGCCGCCGGTGCGGGGCCGCTCTCTACCGTTCCGCCGATAAGTTCAAGGCAAAGTGCGGCTGGCCGAGTTTTGACGCCGAAATCCCGGGGGCCGTTCTGCGCCGGCCGGATGCGGATGGACAACGCACGGAAATCCTCTGCGCCCACTGCGAAGCTCACTTGGGCCATGTGTTCTCCGGCGAGCGGCTGACGCCCCGCAACACGCGCCACTGCGTGAACTCGCTTTCCATGGATTTCGTGCCCCGGGCCGACCTGGTTAAATATTTTGAACGGGCGATATTTGCCGGCGGTTGTTTCTGGGGAGTGGAATATTACATGGAAGAGTTCCCCGGAGTGGCGCAGACAACCGCCGGGTACACGGGCGGCCGGACGGAGCGCCCCTCCTATGAGGAAGTTTGCGGCCATAAGACCGGCCATGCCGAGGCGGTGGAAGCGCTTTATGATCCCCGGCAAACTTCCTATGAAAAGCTGGCGCGGCTCTTCTTTGAGATTCACGATCCAACCCAGCTGGACCGGCAAGGACCGGATATGGGCGATCAATACCGCTCAAATATTTTCTACGTCAGCGCGGAGCAAAAAAAGACAGCCGAAAAACTTATCGGCGATTTGAAGGAAAAAGGATGGGACGTTGTCACGCGCCTTGACCCGGCGGGGGTATTCTGGCGGGCGGAAGATTATCACCAGCGCTATTATCGGCGCAACGGAATGTTGCCGGGCTGCCACCGGCCCGAACCGCGTTTTGACAAAGGCCCGGAAATTTTGCGCCCATAG
- a CDS encoding divalent-cation tolerance protein CutA yields the protein MTFRTITIVQTTVASKTQARKLARLILQHHLGACVQTAPIGSVYRWRGKNEAGDELLVSVKTRQSAAAKLVVFIKKHHPYELPEIIVLKVRAGREYAGWVDRETQGF from the coding sequence ATGACTTTCCGCACTATAACAATTGTGCAGACCACGGTCGCATCAAAGACACAGGCGCGGAAGCTGGCCCGGCTCATTCTCCAGCATCACCTGGGCGCATGTGTCCAGACCGCGCCGATCGGAAGCGTCTACCGCTGGCGCGGCAAAAACGAAGCGGGCGACGAACTGCTGGTCTCGGTCAAAACAAGGCAAAGCGCCGCCGCCAAACTGGTTGTTTTCATCAAAAAACATCATCCATATGAACTGCCGGAAATTATTGTCCTGAAAGTCAGAGCCGGCCGTGAGTATGCCGGCTGGGTTGACCGGGAGACGCAAGGTTTTTAA
- the trpC gene encoding indole-3-glycerol phosphate synthase TrpC: MHDFLKKIIAARRRDIAEAEKQIPLAVLRKAAKAKQPPRSLMARLQTAPQGRPANIIAEMKRASPSEGEIATNLNPAALAREYEAAGAAAISVLTEPHYFRGKDSDLREARRAVKIPVLRKDFTVAPWQVYQSAVLGADVILLIAAALPPASLKELYRASEEAGLEAIIEVHSLPELETALRFPRAIIGVNNRNLATLKTDIAAAVKLADSIPESRVAIAESGIRSRREITLLAELDYRGFLVGTSLLKSKSPGAAVKKLAGI; encoded by the coding sequence ATGCATGATTTTCTTAAAAAAATAATCGCCGCGCGGCGGCGCGACATTGCGGAAGCGGAGAAACAAATTCCGCTCGCGGTTCTGCGGAAAGCGGCCAAAGCAAAACAACCGCCCAGGTCGCTCATGGCCCGTTTGCAAACCGCTCCGCAAGGCCGGCCCGCCAATATCATCGCCGAAATGAAACGCGCCAGTCCTTCGGAAGGCGAAATTGCAACGAACCTGAATCCGGCCGCCCTCGCCCGCGAATATGAAGCGGCGGGCGCGGCCGCGATTTCGGTCCTCACGGAACCGCATTATTTCAGGGGCAAAGACTCCGACCTCCGGGAAGCGCGCCGGGCCGTGAAAATCCCCGTCTTGCGAAAGGATTTCACGGTGGCGCCGTGGCAGGTCTACCAGTCGGCCGTTCTGGGAGCGGACGTTATCCTGCTTATCGCCGCCGCGCTGCCCCCGGCTTCATTAAAAGAGCTTTATCGCGCGAGCGAGGAAGCGGGACTGGAGGCGATTATAGAAGTTCACTCCCTGCCGGAGCTGGAAACAGCCCTCCGTTTTCCGCGCGCAATTATCGGCGTCAACAACCGCAACCTGGCGACCTTGAAAACGGATATCGCCGCCGCGGTCAAGCTGGCGGATTCAATTCCGGAATCCCGCGTTGCCATCGCGGAAAGCGGAATCAGAAGCCGGCGCGAAATAACGCTTCTCGCGGAACTGGATTACCGCGGGTTTCTGGTTGGGACTTCGCTTCTTAAATCCAAATCGCCCGGCGCGGCTGTGAAAAAACTGGCCGGCATCTGA